Within Cystobacter ferrugineus, the genomic segment CTCCCCGAGGGCGCCTTCTCCGTCCTCCCCACCCGCCTCGCGGACGTGGGGCCGTTCATCGAGGATGATCGGCTGAAGCTGCTGTCGTTCACCGGCTCGGAGAAGGTGGGCTGGGAGCTCAAGGCGCGCGCCGGCCGCAAGAAGGTGGTGTTGGAGCTGGGCGGCAACGCGGCGTGCGTGGTGGACGGCGACCAGGGCGAGCGCCTGGACTTCGTCGCGGACCGCGTGGCCCATGGCGCCTTCTTCCAGGCAGGACAGAGCTGCATCTCGGTGCAGCGCGTGCTCGTGCACGAGTCGCTGTACGGCGCGCTGCGCGAGCGGCTCGTGGCGAGGGCACGGGCGCTGCGCTCGGGGAATCCCAGGGACGAGGCCACCACGCTCGGTCCCATGATCGACGAGCCCGCGGCCCGGAGGCTGGAGGGCTGGATCGAGAGCGCGGTGGCACGGGGAGCGCGCGTGCTGACCGGAGGAGGACGGCGTGGCGCGCTGCTCGAGGCCACGGTGCTGGAGGGAGTGCCGGCCGACGAGCCGCTGTCGGCGGAAGAGGCCTTCGGGCCGGTCGTGCTGCTCCAGCCCTTCCGCGAGTTCGACGAGGCGCTGCGCGCGGTGAACGACGGGCGCTACGGGTTGCAGGCGGGCCTCTTCACGAACGATCTGTCGCGGGCGATGCGGGCGTGGGACGAGCTGGAGGTGGGGGGCGTCGTCGTGGGGGACGTGCCGAGCTTCCGCGTCGACACGATGCCCTACGGCGGCGTGAAGGGCTCGGGGCTGGGGCGCGAGGGGGTGAAGTACGCCATCGAGGACATGACCGAGCCGCGGCTGCTCGTGCTGCGCAAGGGCTGAAGGCGCTCGAGTGGCACTCCGCGAATGGACATGCGAGGGTCCGTCAGGCCGCGTCCACGTCATTCGTGAGGCGCGGCATGCCCATCATGAACCGACTGACTCCGTTGATCGTCCTCCTGTCCGCTGGCTGCGCGGCGAACCCCCCCGCCATCCGTTTGAGCGAGGCGCAAGCTCGTAACTCCGCGGCGGCGGCTGCCTCGAAACCCGCGGTGGATCCCTCGCAATCCACGCCCGTGGAGGCGCTCACCCCGCGGCAAGCCATGGCGCGCGAGCTGCAAAACCCTCTGCCCCGCGCCCGCGTGGAGTCGCCCGAGGCATTCTTCCGGGGTGAAGTGCTCGCCGCTGGCACCCCGGAGGTGAACAAGCGCCCCAATGGCGTCGTCATCCTCACCCTCCCCATCGGGACCGCGACCCCCATCACCTGCTTCTTCCATCCCGAAGCCATCGACGCGGGCGCCACGGCCAAGGTGCTCATCGAGTCGCTCCTGGAAGACGTCAAGCTGGAGCGCGTGCGCGCCACCGACGTGAAGGCCTTCGCGAACAGCCCGGCCCTCTTCCTCGAGGCCGACTTCGTCCAGGACGACAAGGTGGGCCGCCTGAAGATGGTGGTGCACGCCGACCCCGTGCTGCCCAAGACCTGCTTCCACGACGAGATGGGTTACGTCCAGACCTTCCAGCGCGTCACCGAATCCCTGGCGACCGGCCTGTCCTCCACCGCGGAGGAGCAGCCGGTGCCGCCCTACTTCAGCGACGTGCAGGTGATGCGCGTGAACGACGTGGTGCTCGGGTTCCAGTACGCCGCGCTCTTCCACGCGAAGTCGGGGGGAACCGTCCTCGAGACCAACACCACCATGGTACGTCCCGGTACCCCCGCCACGCTCCAGTATCAGGACACCTCCATCCAGGAGTGGGTGGATGACAAGGGGGTGCTCCAGAGCAAGAGCTACCACAAGCGGCTCGGTCAGGAGATCACCGCCCAGGTGCGTGCGGAGCGCCAGGAGGACGGGAGCTACGGGGTCGAGGGTTCCATGGGCGGCAAGGACGTGAAGGCACGCCTGAGCGGCGAACTCCTGGGTGAGGTGGGTATCGCCCTGCGGGTGCGCGACGGCCTGCTCAAGGGCGGCGCGAAGCTCGAGACGGCGATGTGGATTCCGCCCTCCGACGCCTCCGCGCCGACGCGGGTGGTGGTGAGCCCGCGCGCCGGAGCGGGTCCACGGTCCGCCACGATGGAGATGAACCAGATGTCGGTGAACGTGGAGTTCGACGTCCACGGCTTCACCGAGCGCATGGAAGCCCCCGCGGGGGGCGCCTCGTTCGTGACGGAGCGGATCTCCCAGACCGGAACGCCCTGAGCCGTGGACGGACGCGGCTCATCACGGAGGACTACCGGGCGGGCTAGGTGACGGGCGTGGGCCGCACCTCCACACTCGCCCCGGCCCGTCGCAGCCTGCTCGCGAGTTCCTCCGCCTGGGCGGGCGGCCGCCACTTCCACACCACGATGGGCTCCGCGCCTTGCAGCGCGCAGACTTCCTCGTAGGTCAGCGGCCGCTCGTCCCGGAGCAGGCGCTTGACCTCCTCCGGCTTGTCTCCCAGGTCCGTCAGCCAGACATCGAACCGCTCGCGCTTCAGGAGGGGCTCGTTCGGCCGTAGGAACGCGAGCGGATCGGCATCGGGCCAGGCCTCGAACACCTTGACCGAGACATGCAGGTTGTAGCCGCGGGCGATTCGCTCCACGGCGGTGAAGCCGGTGGCGAGGTCCTCGAACACGGCGCCCATCCGCAGCAGGGGTCCACCGAAACCACCGCTGAGCTTCCACGCGGGGAGGACGTCCCAATCGATTCCCGTCACCAGCGGTCCGTCCTCCACGTTCAGCTCCTCCAGGAGCGCCACGAGCCGCCGCTCCACGTCCTCCTGGCCGTGTTCGCCCCGCCAGAACTCGAAGACGCTCACCACGGGGTGGTGCGAGTGCTCCAGCTCGGTCTCCACCCGCCCTCCCTGGGCGTAGATGAACTCGCCGAGCGTGCGTGGCAGCGTGATGGTGAAGGGGTGGTGCACGAACACCTGGTGACCGATGGCCCAGGCGTCCGGCGCGGACTTCCCGGAGGAGGTCGGCCAGTCCTCGTAGGAGCCGATGTCCGCGCCCCCGGTGAGCCCGTGTTTCTGGATGAAGAGATCCAGCGGCGAGGGCCGCTCGTGGTCCTTCTTCATCTCGGAGTACGCCGTCTCCCACCAGACGCCATGGGCCTCGAGCACCTCCTTGAGCTCGGCCGCCACCCGCGCGGCAACCTCCTCCTTCGCGAAACGGCCCACGATGGTGTAGCTGCCGCTGTTGTTGCTCGCGAAGGCATTCCAGACGTGAATCCTCACGACACCCCTCCCGCGTATGTCTCCAGTCCGTACCCGGCCACGCGCGCGCAGCCCGGCAGCCGCGAGGCCGAGGCCAGCTCCGCGCGCCGCTCGTGCCACACCGCCATCACATCCGCCACGTCCTCCACCGGGATGGCCACGTGGTGGAAGCTGCACGGCATGACCTTCCGATCACTCGTCAGCACGAGGTAGTCCCTCCCCGCCCCGCAGTCCGTGCGCCGGAACAGCCGGGGCACCCCCTCCATGCGCTCGCCCCAGCAGACGTCCAGCTTGAGCTGGCACCGGCCCGCGAGTGCCCGGCTCAGCAGCTCCACGCGCCGGGCCAGCTCCCAGGCCCGCGAGGGCGAGAGGTGCAGCGCCCGGTCCGCTCCGTTGTAGCTCAGCAGCAGCACGTCCCGGCAGCCGCGCGACACCAGCTCCAGCACCACCGTCTCCAGCGACGCGAGCCGCTCGGGCGTTACCAGGTAGTTGACGCCAAAGCGCGCCCCCGCGTCCGCCAGCTCCGCCACCTTGCGCCGCCAGTCATTGTCCTCGTAGAGCGACAGCCGGCACTGCCCGTAGCGCCCCCGGATGGCCGCCAACCGGCGCGCGTTGAGCGCCAGTCCGTTGGTGGTGAAGCTCACCGCCAGCGGCGTCTCGTCATACAGCCGGCACACCAGCTCCTCGAAGCGAGGGAACACCCACGGCTCACCTCCTCCGAAGGCC encodes:
- a CDS encoding aldehyde dehydrogenase family protein; the encoded protein is MLAERYPYYLANRPRQPNAELAVTDKYSGEIVTRVALADAGAVEEAIAAAVRATGPMRRLAPYARQEVLEHCVRRFRERAEEFALALXIEAGKPLRDARGEVTRLIDTFKAAAEEAVRIEGEVLNLEVSPRAAGYRGFTQRVPVGPCSFITPFNFPLNLVAHKVAPAIAAGCPFVLKPSDRTPVSAMLMAEVLAETALPEGAFSVLPTRLADVGPFIEDDRLKLLSFTGSEKVGWELKARAGRKKVVLELGGNAACVVDGDQGERLDFVADRVAHGAFFQAGQSCISVQRVLVHESLYGALRERLVARARALRSGNPRDEATTLGPMIDEPAARRLEGWIESAVARGARVLTGGGRRGALLEATVLEGVPADEPLSAEEAFGPVVLLQPFREFDEALRAVNDGRYGLQAGLFTNDLSRAMRAWDELEVGGVVVGDVPSFRVDTMPYGGVKGSGLGREGVKYAIEDMTEPRLLVLRKG
- a CDS encoding radical SAM protein, which encodes MAEDVRPSFEFLPIPPALASLRRFPLDGALLLFDRDRGTNALCEGPETAHLRQRAPRAIQFGITNRCNLACTFCSRDVEARSAWTADDAFQILAGLAEAGVLEVAFGGGEPWVFPRFEELVCRLYDETPLAVSFTTNGLALNARRLAAIRGRYGQCRLSLYEDNDWRRKVAELADAGARFGVNYLVTPERLASLETVVLELVSRGCRDVLLLSYNGADRALHLSPSRAWELARRVELLSRALAGRCQLKLDVCWGERMEGVPRLFRRTDCGAGRDYLVLTSDRKVMPCSFHHVAIPVEDVADVMAVWHERRAELASASRLPGCARVAGYGLETYAGGVS